A section of the Passer domesticus isolate bPasDom1 chromosome 33, bPasDom1.hap1, whole genome shotgun sequence genome encodes:
- the MAPK7 gene encoding mitogen-activated protein kinase 7 isoform X1 codes for MESDLHQIIHSSQPLTLEHVRYFLYQLLRGLKYIHSANVLHRDLKPSNLLVNENCELKIGDFGMARGLGADARHAKPFLTEYVATRWYRAPELLLSLHRYTRAIDMWSVGCIFAEMLGRRQLFPGRNYVHQLQLIMAVLGTPPPGVMAAIGAERVRAYVQSLPPRPPVPWESLFGDAEPEALALLGRMLRFDPRERVGVAEALRHPFLAKYHDPEDEPECVPAFDFAFDRQALTKEEIKAAIVAEIADFHARRDGIRRQIAPAPPAVGVAGAANKAGVDVNMANVDATNNGVNAVNADLNANVNVAMAAANGPAWPPCADVDMPSPGPAPDCPMDSPRVKAEPGAAPAPAAAPKRDGAISDDTKAALKAALLKSAMRNKSKDPPCAAPEAPEGRKPVTAAERQREREEKRRRRQERAKEREKKQRERERREPRPRGEGLNGLVLTDDDRHLLERWTKMADGAPPRQPAPPRPQAPPPCPAPPPAWAGPEAWVEPAGDADVATVTQQLQKSQVEDPLPPVFPVTPKGSGAGYGVGFDLEEFLSQSLDMVGEPKDRPTRRRSRRRSWPTGWRFTASAPPRSRASSATSSWARPCCWPTTTPDPAPAPATPLFGPARIKFVSKLPFLAFFWGRKRRFRPSWMAGMRRKRRRRRRRGRGGRRGGAGCVFGDGFRSKDVTGRGGRGNAERRGRGERGRGKGRPRPPSCGGTLPVWGRGAGGGAPAGREI; via the exons ATGGAGAGCGACCTCCACCAGATCATCCACTCCTCCCAGCCGCTCACCCTCGAGCACGTCCGCTACTTCCTCTACCAACTCCTGCGCGGCCTCAAGTACATCCACTCGGCCAACGTCCTCCACCGCGATCTCAAGCCCTCCAACCTGCTCGTCAACGAGAACTGCGAGCTCAAGATCGGCGACTTCGGCATGGCGCGCGGCCTGGGCGCCGACGCGCGCCACGCCAAGCCCTTCCTCACCGAGTACGTCGCCACGCGCTGGTACCGCGCGCCGGAACTTCTGCTGTCTCTCCACCGTTACACGCGCGCCATCGACATGTGGTCGGTGGGCTGCATCTTCGCCGAGATGTTGGGGCGCCGCCAACTCTTCCCGGGACGCAATTACGTCCACCAGCTGCAGCTGATCATGGCGGTGCTGGGCACGCCGCCGCCCGGCGTCATGGCGGCCATCGGCGCCGAGCGCGTCCGCGCCTACGTGCAGAGCCTGCCGCCGCGCCCGCCGGTGCCCTGGGAGAGCCTCTTCGGCGACGCCGAGCCGGAGGCGCTGGCGCTGCTCGGCAGGATGCTGCGCTTCGACCCGCGGGAGAGGGTGGGCGTGGCCGAGGCGCTGCGCCACCCGTTTCTGGCGAAATACCACGACCCCGAGGACGAGCCCGAGTGCGTGCCGGCGTTCGACTTCGCCTTCGACCGGCAGGCGCTGACCAAGGAGGAGATCAAGGCGGCCATCGTGGCCGAGATCGCCGACTTCCACGCGCGGCGCGACGGCATCCGGCGGCAGATTGCGCCGGCGCCGCCCGCGGTGGGCGTGGCCGGTGCCGCCAACAAGGCCGGCGTCGACGTCAACATGGCCAACGTCGACGCAACCAACAACGGAGTCAACGCGGTCAACGCCGACCTCAACGCGAACGTCAACGTCGCCATGGCGGCCGCCAACGGGCCGGCGTGGCCGCCCTGCGCCGACGTGGACATGCCCagcccgggccccgcccccgACTGCCCCATGGACTCGCCGCGGGTGAAGGCGGAGCCGGGCGCGGCACCAGCGCCGGCGGCGGCGCCCAAGAGGGACGGCGCCATCTCGGACGACACCAAGGCGGCGCTGAAGGCGGCGCTGCTGAAGTCGGCCATGAGGAACAAGAGTAAAG aCCCGCCCTGCGCCGCCCCGGAGGCGCCCGAGGGCCGCAAGCCGGTGACGGCGGCCGAGCGCCAGCGCGAGCGCGAGGAGAAGCGCCGGCGCCGCCAGGAGCGCGCCAAGGAGCGCGAGAAGAAGCAGCGCGAGCGCGAGCGCCGCGAGCCCCGCCCCCGCGGGGAGGGGCTCAACGGCCTCGTCCTCACCGACGACGACCGACACCTCCTGGAGCGCTGGACCAAGATGGCCGACGGCGCCCCGCCCCGCcagccggccccgccccgccctcAAGCCCCGCCCCCCTGCCCGGCACCGCCCCCGGCGTGGGCGGGGCCTGAGGCGTGGGTGGAGCCCGCCGGCGACGCCGACGTCGCCACGGTGacgcagcagctgcagaagtCGCAG GTGGAGGATCCGCTGCCGCCCGTGTTCCCGGTGACGCCCAAGGGCAGCGGCGCCGGCTACGGCGTCGGCTTCGACCTGGAGGAGTTCCTGAGCCAATCGCTGGACATGGTGGGGGAGCCCAAGGACAG GCCGACTCGGCGCCGCTCTCGGCGTCGCTCTTGGCCGACTGGCTGGAGGTTCACCGCCTCAGCCCCGCCGCGCTCGAGAGCCTCCAGCGCGACCTCCAGCTGGGCTCGCCCATGCTGCTGGCCGACGACGACCCCTgaccccgcccccgccccggccaCGCCCCTTTTCGGCCCCGCCCGCATTAAATTTGTATCAAAACTCCCATTTCTGGCGTTTTTTTGGGGGCGAAAACGGCGATTTCGGCCATCTTGGATGGCggggatgaggaggaagaggaggaggaggagaaggagggggaggggaggaagaagaggCGGAGCCGGCTGCGTTTTTGGCGATGGCTTTCGTAGCAAAGACGTCACAGGCCGCGGGGGGAGGGGCAACGCCGAGCgcagggggaggggggaaagggggaggggCAAAGGGAGACCCCGCCCCCCGTCCTGTGGAGGGACGCTCCCGGTGTGGGGGAGGGGCGCTGGGGGAGGGGCCCCGGCGGGGCGGGAAATCTAA
- the MAPK7 gene encoding mitogen-activated protein kinase 7 isoform X3 has protein sequence MESDLHQIIHSSQPLTLEHVRYFLYQLLRGLKYIHSANVLHRDLKPSNLLVNENCELKIGDFGMARGLGADARHAKPFLTEYVATRWYRAPELLLSLHRYTRAIDMWSVGCIFAEMLGRRQLFPGRNYVHQLQLIMAVLGTPPPGVMAAIGAERVRAYVQSLPPRPPVPWESLFGDAEPEALALLGRMLRFDPRERVGVAEALRHPFLAKYHDPEDEPECVPAFDFAFDRQALTKEEIKAAIVAEIADFHARRDGIRRQIAPAPPAVGVAGAANKAGVDVNMANVDATNNGVNAVNADLNANVNVAMAAANGPAWPPCADVDMPSPGPAPDCPMDSPRVKAEPGAAPAPAAAPKRDGAISDDTKAALKAALLKSAMRNKSKDPPCAAPEAPEGRKPVTAAERQREREEKRRRRQERAKEREKKQRERERREPRPRGEGLNGLVLTDDDRHLLERWTKMADGAPPRQPAPPRPQAPPPCPAPPPAWAGPEAWVEPAGDADVATVTQQLQKSQVEDPLPPVFPVTPKGSGAGYGVGFDLEEFLSQSLDMVGEPKDSQADSAPLSASLLADWLEVHRLSPAALESLQRDLQLGSPMLLADDDP, from the exons ATGGAGAGCGACCTCCACCAGATCATCCACTCCTCCCAGCCGCTCACCCTCGAGCACGTCCGCTACTTCCTCTACCAACTCCTGCGCGGCCTCAAGTACATCCACTCGGCCAACGTCCTCCACCGCGATCTCAAGCCCTCCAACCTGCTCGTCAACGAGAACTGCGAGCTCAAGATCGGCGACTTCGGCATGGCGCGCGGCCTGGGCGCCGACGCGCGCCACGCCAAGCCCTTCCTCACCGAGTACGTCGCCACGCGCTGGTACCGCGCGCCGGAACTTCTGCTGTCTCTCCACCGTTACACGCGCGCCATCGACATGTGGTCGGTGGGCTGCATCTTCGCCGAGATGTTGGGGCGCCGCCAACTCTTCCCGGGACGCAATTACGTCCACCAGCTGCAGCTGATCATGGCGGTGCTGGGCACGCCGCCGCCCGGCGTCATGGCGGCCATCGGCGCCGAGCGCGTCCGCGCCTACGTGCAGAGCCTGCCGCCGCGCCCGCCGGTGCCCTGGGAGAGCCTCTTCGGCGACGCCGAGCCGGAGGCGCTGGCGCTGCTCGGCAGGATGCTGCGCTTCGACCCGCGGGAGAGGGTGGGCGTGGCCGAGGCGCTGCGCCACCCGTTTCTGGCGAAATACCACGACCCCGAGGACGAGCCCGAGTGCGTGCCGGCGTTCGACTTCGCCTTCGACCGGCAGGCGCTGACCAAGGAGGAGATCAAGGCGGCCATCGTGGCCGAGATCGCCGACTTCCACGCGCGGCGCGACGGCATCCGGCGGCAGATTGCGCCGGCGCCGCCCGCGGTGGGCGTGGCCGGTGCCGCCAACAAGGCCGGCGTCGACGTCAACATGGCCAACGTCGACGCAACCAACAACGGAGTCAACGCGGTCAACGCCGACCTCAACGCGAACGTCAACGTCGCCATGGCGGCCGCCAACGGGCCGGCGTGGCCGCCCTGCGCCGACGTGGACATGCCCagcccgggccccgcccccgACTGCCCCATGGACTCGCCGCGGGTGAAGGCGGAGCCGGGCGCGGCACCAGCGCCGGCGGCGGCGCCCAAGAGGGACGGCGCCATCTCGGACGACACCAAGGCGGCGCTGAAGGCGGCGCTGCTGAAGTCGGCCATGAGGAACAAGAGTAAAG aCCCGCCCTGCGCCGCCCCGGAGGCGCCCGAGGGCCGCAAGCCGGTGACGGCGGCCGAGCGCCAGCGCGAGCGCGAGGAGAAGCGCCGGCGCCGCCAGGAGCGCGCCAAGGAGCGCGAGAAGAAGCAGCGCGAGCGCGAGCGCCGCGAGCCCCGCCCCCGCGGGGAGGGGCTCAACGGCCTCGTCCTCACCGACGACGACCGACACCTCCTGGAGCGCTGGACCAAGATGGCCGACGGCGCCCCGCCCCGCcagccggccccgccccgccctcAAGCCCCGCCCCCCTGCCCGGCACCGCCCCCGGCGTGGGCGGGGCCTGAGGCGTGGGTGGAGCCCGCCGGCGACGCCGACGTCGCCACGGTGacgcagcagctgcagaagtCGCAG GTGGAGGATCCGCTGCCGCCCGTGTTCCCGGTGACGCCCAAGGGCAGCGGCGCCGGCTACGGCGTCGGCTTCGACCTGGAGGAGTTCCTGAGCCAATCGCTGGACATGGTGGGGGAGCCCAAGGACAG CCAGGCCGACTCGGCGCCGCTCTCGGCGTCGCTCTTGGCCGACTGGCTGGAGGTTCACCGCCTCAGCCCCGCCGCGCTCGAGAGCCTCCAGCGCGACCTCCAGCTGGGCTCGCCCATGCTGCTGGCCGACGACGACCCCTga
- the MAPK7 gene encoding mitogen-activated protein kinase 7 isoform X2, which yields MFQRGFGGRSGVGVAGRSHFRVPAGAVSPPGQVRWPSPAPPPRSPPGTPRGRWRCCARARARRHLRGGRRLRGHRDHRHRRLRRGQLGTPARHRPAGGHQEDPERLRRGDQRQAHAARAEDPQALQARQHHRHQGHPAAGRALRYVVLDLMESDLHQIIHSSQPLTLEHVRYFLYQLLRGLKYIHSANVLHRDLKPSNLLVNENCELKIGDFGMARGLGADARHAKPFLTEYVATRWYRAPELLLSLHRYTRAIDMWSVGCIFAEMLGRRQLFPGRNYVHQLQLIMAVLGTPPPGVMAAIGAERVRAYVQSLPPRPPVPWESLFGDAEPEALALLGRMLRFDPRERVGVAEALRHPFLAKYHDPEDEPECVPAFDFAFDRQALTKEEIKAAIVAEIADFHARRDGIRRQIAPAPPAVGVAGAANKAGVDVNMANVDATNNGVNAVNADLNANVNVAMAAANGPAWPPCADVDMPSPGPAPDCPMDSPRVKAEPGAAPAPAAAPKRDGAISDDTKAALKAALLKSAMRNKSKDPPCAAPEAPEGRKPVTAAERQREREEKRRRRQERAKEREKKQRERERREPRPRGEGLNGLVLTDDDRHLLERWTKMADGAPPRQPAPPRPQAPPPCPAPPPAWAGPEAWVEPAGDADVATVTQQLQKSQVEDPLPPVFPVTPKGSGAGYGVGFDLEEFLSQSLDMVGEPKDRPTRRRSRRRSWPTGWRFTASAPPRSRASSATSSWARPCCWPTTTPDPAPAPATPLFGPARIKFVSKLPFLAFFWGRKRRFRPSWMAGMRRKRRRRRRRGRGGRRGGAGCVFGDGFRSKDVTGRGGRGNAERRGRGERGRGKGRPRPPSCGGTLPVWGRGAGGGAPAGREI from the exons ATGTTtcagaggggatttggggggcgGAGCGGAGTGGGCGTGGCCGGGAGGAGCCACTTCCGGGTCCCGGCGGGAGCG GTGAGCCCACCTGGGCAGGTGCGATggccgagcccggccccgcccccgaggagcccccccgggaccccccggggcCGCTGGCGCTGCTGCGCTCGCGCGCGCGCTCGACGTCACCTTCGAGGTGGGCGACGACTACGAGGTCATCGAGACCATCGGCACCGGCGCCTACGGCGTGGTCAGCTCGGCACGCCGGCGCGACACAG gccagcaggtggccatcaagaaGATCCCGAACGCCTTCGACGTGGTGACCAACGCCAAGCGCACGCTGCGCGAGCTGAAGATCCTCAAGCACTTCAAGCACGACAACATCATCGGCATCAAGGACATCCTGCGGCCGGCCGGGCCCTACG CTACGTGGTGCTGGACCTGATGGAGAGCGACCTCCACCAGATCATCCACTCCTCCCAGCCGCTCACCCTCGAGCACGTCCGCTACTTCCTCTACCAACTCCTGCGCGGCCTCAAGTACATCCACTCGGCCAACGTCCTCCACCGCGATCTCAAGCCCTCCAACCTGCTCGTCAACGAGAACTGCGAGCTCAAGATCGGCGACTTCGGCATGGCGCGCGGCCTGGGCGCCGACGCGCGCCACGCCAAGCCCTTCCTCACCGAGTACGTCGCCACGCGCTGGTACCGCGCGCCGGAACTTCTGCTGTCTCTCCACCGTTACACGCGCGCCATCGACATGTGGTCGGTGGGCTGCATCTTCGCCGAGATGTTGGGGCGCCGCCAACTCTTCCCGGGACGCAATTACGTCCACCAGCTGCAGCTGATCATGGCGGTGCTGGGCACGCCGCCGCCCGGCGTCATGGCGGCCATCGGCGCCGAGCGCGTCCGCGCCTACGTGCAGAGCCTGCCGCCGCGCCCGCCGGTGCCCTGGGAGAGCCTCTTCGGCGACGCCGAGCCGGAGGCGCTGGCGCTGCTCGGCAGGATGCTGCGCTTCGACCCGCGGGAGAGGGTGGGCGTGGCCGAGGCGCTGCGCCACCCGTTTCTGGCGAAATACCACGACCCCGAGGACGAGCCCGAGTGCGTGCCGGCGTTCGACTTCGCCTTCGACCGGCAGGCGCTGACCAAGGAGGAGATCAAGGCGGCCATCGTGGCCGAGATCGCCGACTTCCACGCGCGGCGCGACGGCATCCGGCGGCAGATTGCGCCGGCGCCGCCCGCGGTGGGCGTGGCCGGTGCCGCCAACAAGGCCGGCGTCGACGTCAACATGGCCAACGTCGACGCAACCAACAACGGAGTCAACGCGGTCAACGCCGACCTCAACGCGAACGTCAACGTCGCCATGGCGGCCGCCAACGGGCCGGCGTGGCCGCCCTGCGCCGACGTGGACATGCCCagcccgggccccgcccccgACTGCCCCATGGACTCGCCGCGGGTGAAGGCGGAGCCGGGCGCGGCACCAGCGCCGGCGGCGGCGCCCAAGAGGGACGGCGCCATCTCGGACGACACCAAGGCGGCGCTGAAGGCGGCGCTGCTGAAGTCGGCCATGAGGAACAAGAGTAAAG aCCCGCCCTGCGCCGCCCCGGAGGCGCCCGAGGGCCGCAAGCCGGTGACGGCGGCCGAGCGCCAGCGCGAGCGCGAGGAGAAGCGCCGGCGCCGCCAGGAGCGCGCCAAGGAGCGCGAGAAGAAGCAGCGCGAGCGCGAGCGCCGCGAGCCCCGCCCCCGCGGGGAGGGGCTCAACGGCCTCGTCCTCACCGACGACGACCGACACCTCCTGGAGCGCTGGACCAAGATGGCCGACGGCGCCCCGCCCCGCcagccggccccgccccgccctcAAGCCCCGCCCCCCTGCCCGGCACCGCCCCCGGCGTGGGCGGGGCCTGAGGCGTGGGTGGAGCCCGCCGGCGACGCCGACGTCGCCACGGTGacgcagcagctgcagaagtCGCAG GTGGAGGATCCGCTGCCGCCCGTGTTCCCGGTGACGCCCAAGGGCAGCGGCGCCGGCTACGGCGTCGGCTTCGACCTGGAGGAGTTCCTGAGCCAATCGCTGGACATGGTGGGGGAGCCCAAGGACAG GCCGACTCGGCGCCGCTCTCGGCGTCGCTCTTGGCCGACTGGCTGGAGGTTCACCGCCTCAGCCCCGCCGCGCTCGAGAGCCTCCAGCGCGACCTCCAGCTGGGCTCGCCCATGCTGCTGGCCGACGACGACCCCTgaccccgcccccgccccggccaCGCCCCTTTTCGGCCCCGCCCGCATTAAATTTGTATCAAAACTCCCATTTCTGGCGTTTTTTTGGGGGCGAAAACGGCGATTTCGGCCATCTTGGATGGCggggatgaggaggaagaggaggaggaggagaaggagggggaggggaggaagaagaggCGGAGCCGGCTGCGTTTTTGGCGATGGCTTTCGTAGCAAAGACGTCACAGGCCGCGGGGGGAGGGGCAACGCCGAGCgcagggggaggggggaaagggggaggggCAAAGGGAGACCCCGCCCCCCGTCCTGTGGAGGGACGCTCCCGGTGTGGGGGAGGGGCGCTGGGGGAGGGGCCCCGGCGGGGCGGGAAATCTAA